A window of the Plasmodium falciparum 3D7 genome assembly, chromosome: 3 genome harbors these coding sequences:
- a CDS encoding phosphoglycerate mutase, putative — protein MQNNKRMDNYNCRSFKKEEYYKNYYYNQDHYMNNNNNNLYNKYNSYDEEYTYNKSSNKKNLLFNYYNKESIGHKKKKASFVKAQYANNRIPSNNTKLNNMRDKINYNKMDYDYILTKKKKKRTSIEKNNKHNDMIGDVYYKIAYYLKKNRKYMQRILKKNYVIKIYLVRHMEALHNTEVIKNSTISRDMIYRNKDFFDCPASEEGKIKCEQLKSKDNKLYQKLIKLYNESVHGKDEQTGDINTNHQKYNTKNINNNHNNNNNNNNNNNHNNNNHNNNNHNNNNHNNNNHNNNNHNIYSNSLHNNQSYNNLRINEHAKGAFEKNNNFVIITSPLRRCLETTKYFLNFKKNIIVYEAVRETAGNYYSDQRSKTSDIKKFCDQNFEDYELICFGETDALSGNKFRETSEQVYCRCLQFLKLIHALAINYFASLEKINEQEEINNKNFENINSQTCTNDIDENVENEKLCSASQNDNSFENKGNKVINNLNNSGKVNEKKKKKAEMKDDNEKKEFDENNIKEEEEEEEYDNDDDFTVENNKYVDDEKMNDEMVKKPKNKKGVYNVVMVSHSSFIVHMLALLDYLDLDFRGLNNCDIRKISIPLSHSFLFYNNITNLQIARPLSINNIPISYMNKNKALKKAYKDKYIYTINSYTELDDLICSQPCTVIIYQYDMLIKNEKNKKYLDSVQKFIDNSNNYYSNSNKENHVYSNGLYKNYVLRNKRLGRNVLIYDGSEYLIYVPEKGSWENNKKGYIVGQNIILVVLPEVESKIINKENVGEEEYVSLNTKNKEQNENYKKTSHYLQNVIEVIKNYDSIQDLIKSIDFWITLKENIKNIDIPTFQKYLIEKYNKIIKNEMDVCYVDIVGCIENEEFMKKNEHKCNGYLKSLKEKYEKNNDINFEEECKYINENFIEEIFTSDYSSPNLDIKNEKDISSDNKNKNKNNDNNNNNNNNNNDDDFHNNNSYIQNNDFLEENIIRKKFIYIPKNDSNNIKIQSNIKQTYKDEKQNKSFLQENINILKSFPQSIQNLSVEMFYRDNYFYFHCLNKYIKSKNKIEGLIICKLLTYLDLLRSYNTHGLNKTFQRLMHIEEKIDNNTKGIGETLNTYSCDINPVLANNTSYYGEGPKKYKIIYSIPGRKKSVIDDLNFLRYNILTVAGGAENVYILNVLK, from the exons atgcaaaataataaaagaatggataattataattgtaGAAGTTTTAAAAAggaagaatattataaaaattattactataacCAGGATCattatatgaacaataacaataataatttatacaataaatataattcatatgatgaggaatatacatataacaaaagtagtaataaaaagaatttattatttaattattataacaaagAAAGTATtggacataaaaaaaaaaaagcgaGTTTTGTAAAAGCACAATATGCTAATAATAGGATACCAtctaataatacaaaattaaataatatgcgtgacaaaattaattataataaaatggattatgattatattttaacaaaaaagaaaaaaaaaagaacaagcattgaaaaaaataataaacataatgaCATGATAGGAGATGTTTATTACAAAATtgcttattatttaaaaaaaaatagaaaatatatgcaaagaatattaaaaaaaaattatgtcattaaaatttatttagtGAGACATATGGAAGCTTTACATAATACagaagtaataaaaaattcaacGATATCTAGAGATATGATTTATAGAAATAAAGATTTTTTTGATTGCCCAGCTAGTGAAGAGGGGAAAATTAAGTGTGAACAACTCAAATCGAAAGATAATAAACTTTATCAAAAACTTATCAAGTTGTATAATGAATCTGTTCATGGTAAGGATGAACAAACAGGTGACATTAACACGAACcatcaaaaatataacactaaaaatataaataataatcacaataataataataataataacaataataataatcacaataataataatcacaataataataatcacaataataataatcacaataataataatcacaataataataatcataatatttatagtaATAGTCTACATAATAATCAAAGTTATAATAATCTTCGCATTAATGAACATGCCAAAGGAGCCTtcgaaaaaaataacaattttgttattattacttcACCTTTAAGAAGATGTCTTGAAACAACAAAATATTTCctgaattttaaaaaaaatattattgtttatgAAGCTGTCAGAGAAACTGCAGGAAACTATTATAGTGATCAAAGATCAAAAACGtcagatattaaaaaattctgTGATCAGAATTTTGAAGATTACGAACTTATTTGCTTTGGTGAAACTGATGCCTTATCAGGAAATAAATTTAGAGAAACATCCGAACAAGTCTATTGCAGATGTTTACAATTcttaaaattaatacatgCATTAGCTATCAATTATTTTGCATCATTAGAAAAAATCAACGaacaagaagaaataaataataaaaattttgaaaatatcAATTCACAAACATGTACTAATGATATTGATGAAAATGTGGAAAACGAAAAACTTTGCTCAGCTAGCCAAAATGATAATTCTTTTGAAAATAAAGGTAATAAAGTGATAAATAACCTGAACAATTCAGGTAaagtaaatgaaaaaaaaaaaaaaaaagctgaAATGAAGgatgataatgaaaaaaaagaatttgatgagaataatataaaagaggAGGAGGAGGAGGAGGAGTACGACAACGACGACGATTTTACtgttgaaaataataaatatgtggacgatgaaaaaatgaatgatGAGATGGTAAAAAAACCGAAAAATAAGAAAGGTGTGTATAATGTTGTGATGGTTTCTCATAGTTCCTTTATAGTTCATATGTTAGCTTTATTAGATTATTTAGATTTGGATTTCCGAGGATTAAATAATTGTGATATTAGAAAAATAAGTATTCCATTGAgtcattcttttttattttataataatataacgaATTTACAAATAGCACGTCCATtatcaataaataatattcctATAAGTTacatgaataaaaataaagcatTAAAAAAGGCttataaagataaatatatatatacaataaatagTTATACAGAATTAGATGACCTCATATGTTCACAACCATGTAccgtaataatatatcaatatgaTATGCTTATAAagaatgaaaagaataaaaaatatttagacAGTGTACAAAAGTTTATTGATAAcagtaataattattatagtaACTCGAATAAAGAAAATCATGTGTATTCAAAtggtttatataaaaattatgttttAAGAAATAAACGTTTAGGTCGCAATGTGTTAATATATGATGGTAGTGAATATCTCATTTATGTACCAGAAAAAGGTTCATGggaaaacaataaaaaaggatatatagTTGGTCAGAATATTATTCTTGTGGTATTACCAGAGGTAGAAtcgaaaattataaataaagaaaatgttgGAGAAGAGGAGTATGTATCTTTGAAtactaaaaataaagaacaaaatgaaaattataaaaaaacatcacattatttacaaaatgtaATTGAAGTTATAAAGAATTATGATAGTATACAAGATCTAATAAAATCAATTGATTTCTGGATTAccttaaaagaaaatataaaaaatatagatatacctacgtttcaaaaatatttgattgaaaaatataataaaattataaaaaatgaaatggaTGTATGTTATGTGGATATTGTTGGATGTATCGAGAACGAAgaatttatgaaaaaaaatgagcATAAATGTAATGGATATTTGAAAAGtctaaaagaaaaatatgaaaaaaataatgatataaattttgaagaggagtgtaaatatattaacgAAAATTTTATAGAAGAAATATTTACTTCTGATTATTCTTCACCAAAtttagatataaaaaatgaaaaagatatatcaagtgataataaaaataaaaataaaaataatgacaacaataataataataataataataataatgatgatgattttcataataataatagttatatacaaaataatgacTTCcttgaagaaaatataataagaaaaaaatttatttatataccaaaaaatgatagtaacaatataaaaattcaatccaatataaaacaaacatataaagatgaaaaacaaaataaaagtttccttcaagaaaatattaacatattaaaaTCTTTTCCACAATCTATTCAAAACTTAAGTGTAGAAATGTTTTATCgtgataattatttttatttccattgtttaaataagtatattaaaagtaaaaaCAAAATCGAAGGTTTAATTATTTGTAAATTGTTGACATATCTTGATCTTTTAAGATCATATAATACACATGGattaaataaaacatttcaAAGATTAATGCatatagaagaaaaaatagataACAATACTAAAGGTATAGGGGAAACACTTAATACATATTCTTGTGATATAAACCCTGTGCTTGCTAATAATACTTCCTACTATGGAGAAGgaccaaaaaaatataagatcATTTATTCAATACCAG gaAGGAAAAAAAGTGTGATTGATGATTTGAATTTTTTGagatataatatacttaCCGTAGCCGGAGGTGCCGAGAACGTTTACATTTTGAATGTTTTAAAATGA